The region tgttaggtaccggaatgaaatcttcagacccgtcatcagaccatatgctggtgcagtgggccctgggatCCTCCTGGTGCaagacaatgcctggcctcatgtggccagagtgtgtaggcagttcctggatgatgaaggcattgatgccattgactggccttcACATTcccaagacctgaatccaattgagaacctctgggacgttatgtactTGTGCATCCGACGCGGCcatagactgtccaggagctcactgatgccctgatccaggtcaggGGGCAgattccccaggacaccatccaccatctaaTCAGGcacatgcccagacattgtcgggagtgcatacaggcacatagGGCCAGACACACTagtgagtcacattatgagttgccatgatgaaattcacagaaGTTGGAACatcctgtgatttcaattgtttactttgattttcagtctttaatatatttcattcattgagacccaatgtgtgatttaagtgttcccttaagtTTTTTTAGCAGTGTTTACATTAAATGCCCAGGGTTGagttaattatatttatatttgcaaTACTAGATTAATAAAGTTGTTGGACTTggtttgcaaatattttatcaGTCTGGTTGGATCATGCACTGTTGTTTGTTTAAAGTTTACAGAGCTCAGTGAAAGTGAGAGGAATGcctgaagaaaatgtaatcaaagGTGTCCAGAAGAAACTGTCCGACCATGAGATCTTGTCTTTTTGCCCACCTGAGCTGACTGTTAATCTTATCCAAAAGGTGGTTGAACAGCTTAACTCAGCTTTCTTGGTGACCATCGGCAGAACCATTTCAGGAGAGTTCTCTCCAAATGCCTCTGCTATTCAGGCAACTGAAAAGATGGTTTACATGTTTCAGAATATTTTTGAGGATAACACAAATCCAGAGGACCAATTAGATGTTGAGCCTTGCATTGCAACTGCAACAGAAAATGTGATAACTGTTTTTGAAGGCCTGTTGGACAAATCTGAAAAGGAAAATCCACAGTCGGCTAAGATTTTTCGAGACATTGCtgtgaaagtgaaaatgttgGCATCTGGCACTGAACCTTCATTGGACAATCTGGATGCCAAAGTCTATCCTATTCCAGAGGATGGATTGGAAGGATTTGTTGTTTCTCCGTCCTCCATTATTCAGAAGCTATCACTTGAAGATTTCCAGAAGAAGGCAACAAACAAGGTCAGAAAAATACTGACTACATCTATCGAAAGCTTCCTCAAAACCAGCCTGTCAAGTACTCTCCACCAGACAGTTTGTCAGATGTCTGCAAAATCAACCATTTGCTCAAAACATACAGCTGCAGCTGCGTTTGAAATTGTTGGATCAATTTCTAATAATATGAAGAGCCTTTTTGTGCCCCCAGAGTCTTCTACGAATCTATGGCCGGCAGACTCTGTGCTTGACAAGAACAGTAAAGAAACAGCTGAAGCCTCTAGAACCAAACCCGGAGGCTCCCAATCTGGCGTGGAGCTTTTGGAGAAGAAGATATGGGCAACTGCAAAGGCCATTTTCCACAGCCTAAAGACAAAGATAAGAAGTTACTTAATAATGGAAAGGTGTGCCAAAGCAACGACCGCTCAAGCCAAAGAAACACTTGGCCATATTCTGGTTTCCATTTATGATGTACTCTCTAATTCTGACCAAATGTCCGCAGCAGACCTTTCACAAATAGATAATCTGATTGCAACTATGCTGGACAACATTTACTATATGAGCAGTAGTTGTGGTGAGGAAGTGATCTCCCGAGACCAACAGCGGCCACTTTCCACTTTATCGTCTTCATCAGCCAATTCGACGATATCTTCCAAATCAAAGTCATCCGTCAGATACTTTGACTCAGAGTGGGAATTTTCACTCCCTGGCACTCCCACCCTTTTTGATGTCCCAGAGGTTGTCACTCCACCTATTGTGAGAAGTTCAGTCATTGACATGAGCAAACCCACTAAGGCACAGATATCGACATGTGATGCCAGGAAATCCATGTATGCTTTAGCAGATAGCATCATGAAGGTGGTGTATCCTGAGGGAAAAGGGCAGGTTATGTCTCACTCGGATCTGGCAGCTGCAATGCTTAGACTGGAGGTTCTCATATCTCAGGGGAGGGTTGGTGCTCTCTCACGTGATCTGACTCACCAAATAAACAGCATAATTTCTGACAGCAACTTGTCCCCTCTGGTTCTCACTGTGACGGCTGGAAAGAGAGCTTCTGATACGGCTCTTGATAAACTAAAAGACACAAAGGTGGGGAAGCCCACTTGTTACGAGTTAGTCCATCTGTTTGCAGAGGAGTCTGTGAAATGCCTCCTGCTACCTAGCCTTTTGCCTTCGTATTCAAAGATGGGTCTGGCTCAGGGTGTCAGTGTGCCGGCAACTGTGTCTGAAGATAGGAGCTCTTGCTCCTCCGGTTCATCAGAATTAATTGATATAGTCAACCTGTTTACAAATGTATTGGTGAGCCAGGTCATGGAGTCTGTGGTTTTTGATGCCCCAAGCAGAGCATCATCTCCAACTGAAAGGCTAAAGACCACTGTGGCACAAGGCTTTGGGAACAGCATggctggagagaaagagaatgcaAACCGTTGTTCTGATGTTGCTCACAACATTGAGTGTGGTCGTCTGTCAGCCAGCCCAAATGCTTTGCCTCTAACCCCATCCTCTGATCACTTAGACAGTGATGACTTCACCAGCCTCATCAGCATGCTGGTGGTGAGACTTCTGACAAAGATTCATTCCAAAACAGATCTGCACTCAGTTGACATTGCAGGCAGATCACAGCAGCTGATCCCGAAGGTCATGGCCGCCTTCTGTGCAATGTCGGGCTACTCTGAGACCCAAGCTTATCCGGAAAAGCTGAATATTTGTAAAGTATACAGGGCAGTGTACAAACATATTTTGGAGGAGACTGGATCAGAGAAAATCCTGCAAATGGCTATGTCAACTCAGGACTCACAATTTGAGAGGATTCTTGTCAAGTCCTTGAGTAAAGAGCTTTTTGACTGCTGCAATCAGGCAACTAGGGCCTCCTCTAGAACATTGTTCGAAGCCACAGGACCTGAGACTCTTCCTCTGGTTGAGGATGTGAAGGCCAACAAAGTGAAGTTCTCCTTCCTACATAAGTTTGTCAGAGTGGTCAATGTGagtgtacaaaatattaaaccATCCCAATAAATGTTATTCTGGGTTGTCATTATCATGCAGTTGTTTGTTTACATATTACTTTTACTGTTTATACACTTAGCCCTCAAAGAAGAACAAAAAGGATTGCACGAAGACCTGCGACCTCACCAAATCTAAAGACCTGACTACTGCCGAGGACATCTTGGGTAGGTTCCCATTTGTGTTACTGAAGTACAAAGAGAAGTTATTGCTAAGTAACTCTGCACTGTCTAGTCAAGTAATCACATCTAAAAGTATAATTTGTTCTCCAAAATGTGTGATTGAGAATAGAGGTTATATGTTGGCATGTATTATAACACTGTTCTTTAGTTCATGTCAAATGTATCTTATGCAGTGTCCAGCATAAATTCACATGCTGCTACATCTGCTGCCTTGGTAACTCCAGAGGATCATGTGACTTCATCTGAAAAGGAGAAGCCCTTTGTTAGGAGGATGTTTGCAGCAATCTCCAAATTCATGTCCAGGCCTTTCACGTGCTTCTCAAAGAGGAAGTAAGCTAGCCCACTATTTGGTCAGAGGATGAAAATAAATGCACACATCTGAATCTTTGTGGGAGTTTGTTAAATCAGGTTTACATTAAACGTCACACATTAGTATCTTGTAATTACAATTACTTTGTGTTTTCTACAACAACCAAACTCTTTAATGAGATGGCTGTGTAAACTTTTAAGATCTGCTCTAATTGAGCATCTTTAGGGCTACAACAAATCTGTTAATGTGTAGTGATGCTAGAGGATAGGTTTTTAAGCCTCTTAGCTACGTAATCATATTATGCAGTAGGTCATACCTGCACATATCCAGTAGATGACAATGCAGGACCACTACATTTCTATGATTAATCACTTTGACTGCCCACACACTAATGTACTACTGCTGCTGGCCCACATGATAATACACTACAGGTGCAGGCTCACATAATAATGTATCATCTTGTGTTCACTGAATCACACCAAATTTTGTTTGTTATGATAATAGTTTAGAGCGTGCCgttttgtgggtgtgtatgcTATTCTAACTACTGAAGGCCTATTCCTTCTTTCACTGCTCCGTGTGAAAGCCTGTTTTTTGACCCCGCGGACATCCTTATTTTGAACCAGGAGACAAGTTTTCTTTTGAGAATGAGCTTAAGGGAGGTTTATGGATGTTTTCACAGACCTTGTGTTCATGATTACTTCCCATTCATATTATCTTAGAATTAATTAATGATCCATTACTGAGACAAGTGGATGTTGTTTTCATAGGTTGTTACCTGTAAAGTTTCATTTTTAGGTCTTCCCGTAAAAAAGTCAGACCAAcagaatgttaaaaaaaaaacacactttatTTCAAGTATGTATTTACAAAAGATACGAGTAAAACATCTGACAACAAGTCACttaatatattacatagaaagtGACTAAGACATCCGGGCTGTTGCTAGACCCATTTGTAGCATTTGGGTTTGGTGGCCCGGTGCCCTGGTCTGGCAGAGGACCAATTTCATTGTCTAAAATGTGCAAATTCTGCTCATCTGGTGGCCTGGAGGAGCAAAAACAAATCTATCCATTTCCGGCCCACTGCATGAATACAGCTGCTTATCTATAAAAGCTCAATTTGACCATTGGCAGACATGTCCAGTGATGGATTTTAGATAGAAATAGAAAAGAGCAGACATGATTTTCCACACATCTGACCAACTAACATATCGGTTCTTCACAATCCATTTATATCTACGTTCTGTAACACACCACATTCTCCCGAACAGACCATAGATGTAACACAAGCTGTGCTCTAAACAGCCATACAAAGACGAGAGAAAACGTCTTCATCAAGGTAACCAAAATGCACTCTTCTTTGTAACTGCACATACACAATATTCAACAGCAACGTTCCAGAAAGACTGCTGTAACAGATTCCAGACTCCTCTGTTGAAATGTCCATTTCAGTGGTTGCTCCACTCACTAGTCAGTCGATGGGCAGTGACACAAAAAGGGCCCAATTCAACCATTGGGACTTGAAACCAAGTAGTCCTGTAGTAACAATATAAATTGATAGCCATCAGGTTGAGGCCATTTCCTTGGTGTCAAAGGAAGATTTATAAAGCCAACTGCCCTAAGGTTTGTTGTTTCTTttaacagaaaaaatatttttgattcaCAGCTTTCACCTTTAACATGGGAGAAGTCTTAACTTGTTGGGGAATTAAGTCACCATTATAAACTATTATAAATAGAATAGAGTAAAGCAATATCATATACTCCAATCCAAAGGTGTTCACTGTTATACCATATTGTTGCTCTCGCCGACTTTGTCCACCAACTgaaagaggaaaataaattcTGATTACATCAAGGCATTATCTTTACAATTCAGAGGCATATTCCTGGAGTAAAATAAAAGCTCAATGAAGAATCTGTTAAAATGAAAACTAGTCCAGGACTACACTGCATTGACCTAGAAGATTGAAGACCTTTAACTATACAGAGAATCTCCATTAAAAGCACTTTTATTTGTTTAGCACGACAcctaaagatgcattctgggatctTAAGCATACATATTAGACATACAGGGATCTTAAGCCCACAATTGGACATACAGAAACAGGACTCATTTTGACTCACTGGCATCACTTTAGCTACTAGCTGAAACTATACCAAAAATCCTGAGTGCATATTTATTTCTAATGTTTTGACATATAACATGGCAAATACACATACTCCACTAATCCCTGGAAGGTTCAGTATGGACCCAAGCACAGGCACCCTCCTGATGAAGCCCACTGCCACTGGGAAGAAGCCCCTAGAAGACAAAAGTGGAAAGGGAAGCACCTTCTTCTAAAAAATGCTTGGGGAATAAAAACGGCAACTGCAAGCAAACATCCAGATGTGTTCTTCAAACAGAGGTTTTAACAAGGTAAGGAGAGACAAAGCTATGAATCATTATGTGTCAACCATGGGGGTTCCAGGTCACCCATCAGCTAGTGGCACAGTCAAGGCTCAAAGAGACAGTGGTGGTCTGCTTGGTGCTCCAGAAGAGTGCCCTAGAACACTGCACTATGGGAGGGCCCAAATCATTGTTTTCGACCAACTGAAATGTCAGACTGACTAACCTGAATAAGAGGAAGAAACCATAGATCTCCAGCACCACTCCAATGATGGGCCAGCCAATCAGAACCACAATCACTCCTCCTAGGAAGAAACTGGTGGCTTTGAATTTGTGTCTCTGGAAGAAGAATTTGAAAGTACGCTCCAGGCCGATGACGAAGGCTAGACCTGCTACAAACAAtatctgaaaaaacaaaacacagggaAATGTATGATTAGAGAATTTGTGGAGTTGCACTATGACTGTACAATGTAGTATAAGCCTGGCAGCA is a window of Esox lucius isolate fEsoLuc1 chromosome 19, fEsoLuc1.pri, whole genome shotgun sequence DNA encoding:
- the LOC109616943 gene encoding uncharacterized protein LOC109616943 encodes the protein MKSLFVPPESSTNLWPADSVLDKNSKETAEASRTKPGGSQSGVELLEKKIWATAKAIFHSLKTKIRSYLIMERCAKATTAQAKETLGHILVSIYDVLSNSDQMSAADLSQIDNLIATMLDNIYYMSSSCGEEVISRDQQRPLSTLSSSSANSTISSKSKSSVRYFDSEWEFSLPGTPTLFDVPEVVTPPIVRSSVIDMSKPTKAQISTCDARKSMYALADSIMKVVYPEGKGQVMSHSDLAAAMLRLEVLISQGRVGALSRDLTHQINSIISDSNLSPLVLTVTAGKRASDTALDKLKDTKVGKPTCYELVHLFAEESVKCLLLPSLLPSYSKMGLAQGVSVPATVSEDRSSCSSGSSELIDIVNLFTNVLVSQVMESVVFDAPSRASSPTERLKTTVAQGFGNSMAGEKENANRCSDVAHNIECGRLSASPNALPLTPSSDHLDSDDFTSLISMLVVRLLTKIHSKTDLHSVDIAGRSQQLIPKVMAAFCAMSGYSETQAYPEKLNICKVYRAVYKHILEETGSEKILQMAMSTQDSQFERILVKSLSKELFDCCNQATRASSRTLFEATGPETLPLVEDVKANKVKFSFLHKFVRVVNPSKKNKKDCTKTCDLTKSKDLTTAEDILVSSINSHAATSAALVTPEDHVTSSEKEKPFVRRMFAAISKFMSRPFTCFSKRK
- the LOC105021821 gene encoding vesicle transport protein GOT1B isoform X1, yielding MISLTDSQKIGMGLTGFGVFFLFFGMVLFFDKALLAIGNILFVAGLAFVIGLERTFKFFFQRHKFKATSFFLGGVIVVLIGWPIIGVVLEIYGFFLLFRGFFPVAVGFIRRVPVLGSILNLPGISGLVDKVGESNNMDYLVSSPNG
- the LOC105021821 gene encoding vesicle transport protein GOT1B isoform X2, whose product is MISLTDSQKIGMGLTGFGVFFLFFGMVLFFDKALLAIGNILFVAGLAFVIGLERTFKFFFQRHKFKATSFFLGGVIVVLIGWPIIGVVLEIYGFFLLFRGFFPVAVGFIRRVPVLGSILNLPGISGLVDKVGESNNMV